A segment of the Deltaproteobacteria bacterium genome:
TAATAATTAACAGTAGGGGCGAGATGACCTCGCCCCTGCCTTTGTTCTATTATAAGGAGGAAGACATCATGGCAACAGCATCAAGAGCGGAAATTGTTGAGTCGCTCAAGGCAATGCCACTTCTTGAAGTGGCGGAGTTGGTCAAAGACCTGGAATCAACCTTCGGTGTTACCGCAGCAGCCCCCGTCATGGCTGTTGCTGGTGGGGCCGCTGGCGGAGCCCAAGCGGCCGCTGAGGAAAAGACCGAGTTTACCGTCGTTCTTACCTCGGGTGGTGATAACAAGATCAATGTTATCAAGGAGGTTCGTGTCATCACTGGTCTTGGTCTGAAAGAGGCCAAGGATCTTGTGGAGGGTGCTCCGAAGACCGTGAAGGAAGGGGTCAACAAGGAGGACTCAGCCAAGATCAAGGCCCAACTGGAGAAGGCTGGAGCGAAGGTAGAAATTAAATAAGGAGTTAAAAAATGCCAACACCCTCTTTGGGGGATGGTCAGATCTTCCGGAAGGATTTTTCCAAGATCGACCAGGTTATTCCCATCCCGAATCTGATTGAGATTCAAAGGAAGTCGTTTGAGAAATTTTTGCAGGTGGGGGTTCCCCTGGAGAAAAGGGAAAATCACGGCCTGCAGGCTGTTTTCAAGAGTGTCTTTCCGATCCGGGATTTCAACAACTCGGCCTCGCTTGAGTTTGTCAGCTATCACCTGGACAAGCCGAAGTACGATGTGGGGGAATGCCGCCAACGGGGAATGACTTTTGCCGCTCCGATCCGTGTGGTTGTCCGGCTAGTTGTTTGGGATACCGATGCGGAAACCGGGGCGCAGACGATTCGGGATGTCAAGGAGCAGGAGGTTTATTTCGGCGAAATCCCGCTCATGACGGAAACAGGGACCTTTATTATCAACGGGACAGAACGTGTC
Coding sequences within it:
- the rplL gene encoding 50S ribosomal protein L7/L12, with translation MATASRAEIVESLKAMPLLEVAELVKDLESTFGVTAAAPVMAVAGGAAGGAQAAAEEKTEFTVVLTSGGDNKINVIKEVRVITGLGLKEAKDLVEGAPKTVKEGVNKEDSAKIKAQLEKAGAKVEIK